A window from Pyrococcus yayanosii CH1 encodes these proteins:
- the csx2 gene encoding TIGR02221 family CRISPR-associated protein gives MKLLSFIGSSEYKETIYFYEDKTVRTEYIQEALTKIFQPSEVIIFATKEAYKKHGEKLRERIENVQFVEIETPKTQEDIWSLFEKIVDSVDYNDEIILDITHAFRHIPFMSFPIILYLQEVKNVKIVGIYYGAFEAKTEKGAPIFDLSGILDLADWLYGVRDLKKYGRGEGIYNSIKNMNARFYKTNAPKKPKTLSGYADLILILLKNLQLNQIPEFMELSAKAKKGYEEFKAEAIEFLPPIRYTLNEIERLTEFGCKEFGKESLEKQLGIIEYLLEKGMTANALELMREWIINAVIFLAGEKKWLSKDVRIKAEKTIGWFSAKIRGNTNGIEKTEWVEKLEKNEKIAKLAKVWLKVYEIRNAIAHAGMKEKKDRPKVNVIEKRSHEILKLLKEALP, from the coding sequence GTGAAGTTGTTGAGCTTTATCGGATCTAGCGAATACAAAGAAACTATATATTTCTATGAGGATAAAACTGTGAGGACAGAATACATTCAAGAAGCATTGACAAAAATATTTCAGCCCTCCGAGGTCATAATCTTCGCGACAAAAGAAGCTTACAAAAAGCATGGGGAAAAGCTAAGAGAGAGAATAGAAAACGTTCAATTCGTTGAGATAGAAACGCCAAAAACTCAAGAAGACATCTGGAGCCTGTTTGAGAAAATCGTTGACAGCGTTGATTACAATGATGAAATAATTCTCGACATAACTCACGCCTTCAGACACATACCCTTCATGTCATTCCCCATCATACTTTACCTCCAAGAGGTCAAAAACGTCAAGATTGTGGGAATCTACTATGGAGCCTTTGAGGCAAAGACTGAAAAAGGTGCACCAATCTTTGACCTCAGTGGAATCCTCGACTTAGCTGATTGGCTCTATGGAGTGAGAGATCTGAAAAAGTATGGCAGAGGGGAGGGCATTTACAATTCAATCAAAAACATGAACGCAAGGTTTTACAAAACCAACGCTCCAAAGAAACCAAAAACTTTGTCGGGCTATGCTGATCTAATCCTTATCCTACTCAAGAACCTCCAGCTAAATCAAATTCCAGAATTCATGGAACTATCAGCAAAAGCCAAGAAAGGTTATGAAGAGTTCAAAGCTGAGGCAATTGAATTCCTTCCACCGATAAGGTACACGCTTAACGAGATTGAACGCCTAACTGAATTCGGGTGCAAGGAATTTGGCAAGGAAAGTTTAGAAAAGCAACTCGGAATAATTGAATACCTACTTGAAAAAGGCATGACGGCAAATGCCCTAGAACTTATGAGGGAATGGATTATCAACGCTGTGATTTTCTTAGCTGGTGAAAAGAAGTGGCTGAGCAAAGATGTTAGAATTAAAGCAGAAAAAACAATAGGCTGGTTCTCAGCGAAGATTAGAGGGAACACGAATGGAATTGAAAAAACGGAATGGGTAGAGAAGCTTGAAAAGAATGAAAAAATAGCTAAACTTGCCAAGGTTTGGCTCAAAGTTTACGAAATCAGGAATGCGATAGCCCACGCTGGGATGAAGGAGAAAAAAGACCGACCCAAAGTGAATGTTATTGAGAAAAGATCTCATGAAATACTCAAATTACTAAAGGAGGCTTTGCCATGA
- the cmr1 gene encoding type III-B CRISPR module RAMP protein Cmr1, whose amino-acid sequence MYEATFELEAITPVFMRGAYQSKAEFRAPSIKGVMRWWFRALAGNYFGNDIAGLREAEGRIFGSAGSGGARRSRVGVVVESLSKPKNIFFKPPKVFDRESWVSDLPYLFFSIKMTAKSIRNSLFYPPGSVFRVSISSRDRSSYVASLASLWAAVVLGGFGFRSRRGAGSLWFKGRVKEFENIGLPTIIDSPKALRNGIKRAITLIGSAFGKEQEVILSPLSYPVLNEKTSYVALIEFDDPKNALRQFQRVYSGFRRKPGNKIHRIVFGLPIVKGNLGRIRWAAKKSRRASPMMVSVKPIETGYALVIVKFRTEPFYMVTRREERNTQEIINSVVDWSLLKEFDEKFQEKPAYGSLEVFQ is encoded by the coding sequence ATGTATGAGGCAACATTTGAGCTTGAAGCAATAACGCCTGTTTTCATGAGGGGAGCTTATCAAAGCAAAGCCGAATTCAGGGCACCATCAATCAAAGGTGTGATGAGGTGGTGGTTCAGGGCTCTGGCTGGAAACTACTTTGGAAACGACATTGCCGGGCTTAGGGAGGCTGAAGGGAGAATCTTCGGCTCTGCAGGTAGTGGAGGGGCAAGGAGGAGCAGAGTTGGGGTAGTTGTGGAATCCCTCTCGAAGCCCAAAAATATCTTTTTCAAGCCCCCCAAGGTCTTTGACAGGGAGTCGTGGGTGAGCGACCTTCCGTATCTTTTTTTCTCCATAAAAATGACAGCTAAGAGCATACGGAATTCCCTGTTCTACCCGCCCGGTTCAGTCTTTAGGGTCTCCATCTCCTCACGAGATCGTTCCTCTTATGTGGCCTCCCTAGCTTCCCTATGGGCGGCAGTTGTCCTCGGGGGTTTTGGCTTTCGCTCAAGGAGAGGTGCGGGAAGTCTCTGGTTCAAGGGCAGGGTGAAGGAGTTCGAGAATATCGGACTTCCAACCATCATTGACTCGCCAAAAGCTCTCAGAAATGGAATAAAACGAGCCATAACTCTCATAGGCTCAGCTTTCGGAAAGGAACAGGAGGTAATACTTAGTCCTCTCAGCTATCCTGTTCTCAATGAAAAAACAAGTTATGTTGCCCTGATTGAGTTTGATGATCCGAAAAATGCCCTAAGGCAGTTTCAAAGGGTTTACTCGGGCTTCAGAAGAAAGCCCGGGAACAAGATTCACAGGATTGTCTTCGGTCTTCCGATCGTCAAAGGCAACCTTGGAAGGATTAGGTGGGCCGCCAAGAAGTCGAGGAGGGCATCTCCCATGATGGTCAGCGTTAAGCCAATCGAAACCGGATATGCATTAGTGATAGTGAAGTTCCGAACGGAGCCATTCTACATGGTCACCAGGCGGGAGGAAAGGAACACTCAAGAAATTATAAACAGTGTTGTGGACTGGAGCCTCTTGAAAGAGTTTGATGAGAAATTTCAGGAGAAACCCGCTTACGGCTCACTGGAGGTGTTCCAATGA